Proteins encoded by one window of Pseudonocardia sp. HH130629-09:
- a CDS encoding ATP-dependent Clp protease proteolytic subunit: MRSGISAMSLSDSVYDRLLQQRIIVLGQQVDAEISNRIAAQMLLLAAEDPDKDIELYINSPGGSVTDGMAIFDTMNLVPCDVATTAMGMAASMGQFLLSAGTPGKRSALPHARIMMHQPSAGVGGTEADITIQAEQFRRTKREMAELIAQHTGQSVETIERDSDRDRWFSAQEAKDYGFVDHVVTHAGRIGEQNGSAQ, encoded by the coding sequence ATGCGGTCCGGCATCAGCGCTATGTCGCTGTCCGACTCCGTGTACGACCGCCTGCTCCAGCAGCGCATCATCGTGCTCGGTCAGCAGGTGGACGCGGAGATCTCGAACCGCATCGCGGCGCAGATGCTGCTGCTCGCGGCCGAGGACCCGGACAAGGACATCGAGCTCTACATCAACTCGCCCGGTGGCTCGGTCACCGACGGCATGGCCATCTTCGACACGATGAACCTGGTCCCGTGCGACGTGGCGACCACGGCGATGGGCATGGCCGCGTCGATGGGGCAGTTCCTGCTGTCGGCGGGCACCCCGGGCAAGCGCTCGGCGCTGCCGCACGCGCGGATCATGATGCACCAGCCGTCCGCCGGCGTCGGCGGCACGGAAGCCGACATCACCATCCAGGCGGAGCAGTTCCGCCGCACCAAGCGGGAGATGGCGGAGCTGATCGCCCAGCACACCGGTCAGTCGGTCGAGACCATCGAGCGTGACTCCGACCGCGACCGCTGGTTCTCCGCGCAGGAGGCCAAGGACTACGGCTTCGTCGACCACGTCGTCACGCACGCGGGCCGGATCGGCGAGCAGAACGGGAGCGCCCAGTGA
- the tig gene encoding trigger factor produces MKSTVEHLSPTRVRINVEVPFDELKPDFDRAYKKIAQQVRIPGFRPGKAPARILEARIGRGPVLDEVVNAAIPVKYQEAVVTSDDVKPIGRPDIEVTEIADGERIAFTAEVDVRPEITLPDLDGLTVEVDETEVTEDEVTEQLDQLRARFGTLAGVDRPAQKGDYVQIDLSAAVDGTPIEEATTTGFSYEVGQGGLIEGIDEALEGMSAGEEKTFTSKLVAGEHADKDADITVKVTTVKERNLPDADDEFAQLASEFDTLDELTENLRERLGRSKRMEQAAQARDRLLDKLVEDTEVPLPESVVAAEVETRTHDAVHAFDHDEDKFGEFLSSQDKTREQFDTETREEAEKAVRYRLVLDTLADREEISVGDQELTERIMYQAQQYGMAPEQFVQQFVQQIQQAGQLGVIYQDVRRSKALITAVRAATVTLPGGEVVDLSDLLGPDEDETTVEEIPAADVDGAADTADEAADTADTTAETTSDEASDKASDKADAKA; encoded by the coding sequence GTGAAGAGCACCGTCGAGCACCTCAGCCCGACGCGCGTCCGGATCAACGTCGAGGTGCCGTTCGACGAGCTCAAGCCCGATTTCGACCGCGCGTACAAGAAGATCGCCCAGCAGGTCCGCATCCCCGGCTTCCGCCCGGGCAAGGCGCCGGCCCGCATCCTGGAGGCCCGGATCGGCCGTGGCCCGGTCCTGGACGAGGTCGTGAACGCCGCGATCCCGGTGAAGTACCAGGAGGCCGTGGTGACGTCCGACGACGTCAAGCCGATCGGCCGGCCCGACATCGAGGTCACCGAGATCGCCGACGGCGAGCGCATCGCGTTCACCGCCGAGGTCGACGTCCGCCCCGAGATCACCCTCCCCGACCTGGACGGCCTGACCGTCGAGGTCGACGAGACCGAGGTGACCGAGGACGAGGTCACCGAGCAGCTCGACCAGCTGCGCGCCCGGTTCGGCACCCTGGCCGGTGTCGACCGCCCGGCGCAGAAGGGCGACTACGTCCAGATCGACCTCTCCGCCGCCGTCGACGGCACGCCGATCGAGGAGGCCACCACCACCGGCTTCTCCTACGAGGTCGGCCAGGGCGGTCTCATCGAGGGCATCGACGAGGCCCTCGAGGGCATGTCGGCCGGCGAGGAGAAGACCTTCACCTCGAAGCTGGTCGCCGGCGAGCACGCCGACAAGGACGCGGACATCACCGTCAAGGTGACCACCGTCAAGGAGCGCAACCTCCCCGACGCCGACGACGAGTTCGCCCAGCTGGCGTCGGAGTTCGACACCCTCGACGAGCTGACCGAGAACCTGCGCGAGCGCCTGGGCCGGTCCAAGCGGATGGAGCAGGCCGCGCAGGCCCGCGACCGTCTCCTGGACAAGCTCGTCGAGGACACCGAGGTGCCGCTGCCGGAGTCGGTCGTCGCGGCCGAGGTCGAGACCCGCACCCACGACGCGGTGCACGCCTTCGACCACGACGAGGACAAGTTCGGCGAGTTCCTCTCCTCGCAGGACAAGACCCGCGAGCAGTTCGACACCGAGACGCGCGAGGAGGCCGAGAAGGCCGTCCGCTACCGCCTCGTGCTCGACACCCTGGCCGACCGCGAGGAGATCTCTGTCGGGGACCAGGAGCTCACCGAGCGGATCATGTACCAGGCCCAGCAGTACGGCATGGCCCCCGAGCAGTTCGTCCAGCAGTTCGTCCAGCAGATCCAGCAGGCCGGCCAGCTCGGCGTGATCTACCAGGACGTGCGCCGCTCCAAGGCGCTGATCACCGCCGTGCGCGCGGCGACCGTCACCCTCCCGGGTGGCGAGGTCGTCGACCTGTCCGACCTGCTCGGGCCGGACGAGGACGAGACCACCGTCGAGGAGATCCCCGCGGCCGATGTGGACGGTGCTGCCGACACCGCCGACGAGGCCGCCGACACCGCCGACACCACCGCGGAGACCACCAGCGACGAGGCCTCCGACAAGGCCTCCGACAAGGCCGACGCGAAGGCCTGA